One window of the Eucalyptus grandis isolate ANBG69807.140 chromosome 8, ASM1654582v1, whole genome shotgun sequence genome contains the following:
- the LOC104415085 gene encoding ISWI chromatin-remodeling complex ATPase CHR11, which yields MARPSRHQASSDEALSDGSEEEEQPQLDEPVNEEDEEELEAVARSASSADEDDAAPPAAADDDADENGEAEEEEEDDDEEDNGETEVSKREKARLRDMQKLKKQKIQEILDQQNAAIDADMNNKGKGRLKYLLQQTEIFAHFAKGNQSAAQKIKGRGRHESKITEEEEDEECLKEEEDGLSGTGNTRLVTQPSCIQGKMRDYQLAGLNWLIRLYENGINGILADEMGLGKTLQTISLLGYLHEFRGITGPHMVVAPKSTLGNWMNEIRRFCPTLRAVKFLGNPEERRYIRDELLAAGKFDVCVTSFEMAIKEKSALRRFSWRFIIIDEAHRIKNENSLLSKTMRLYNTNYRLLITGTPLQNNLHELWSLLNFLLPEIFSSAETFDEWFQISGDNDQQEVVQQLHKVLRPFLLRRLKSDVEKGLPPKKETILKVGMSQMQKHYYRALLQKDLEVVNAGGERKRLLNIAMQLRKCCNHPYLFQGAEPGPPYTTGDHLITNAGKMVLLDKLLPKLKERDSRVLIFSQMTRLLDILEDYLMFRGYLYCRIDGNTGGEERDASIDAFNKPGSEKFVFLLSTRAGGLGINLATADVVILYDSDWNPQVDLQAQDRAHRIGQKKEVQVFRFCTEYTIEEKVIERAYKKLALDALVIQQGRLAEQKTVNKDELLQMVRFGAEMVFSSKDSTITDEDIDRIIAKGEEATAELDAKMKKFTEDAIKFKMDDTAELYDFDDEKEDSKFDFKKIVSENWIEPPKRERKRNYSESEYFKQTMRQGGPAKPKEPRIPRMPQLHDFQFFNTQRLSELYEKEVRYLMQTHQKNQMKDAIDVDETEDVGDPLTAEELEEKEKLLEEGFSTWSRRDFNTFIRACEKYGRNDIKSIASEMEGKTEEEVERYAKVFKERYKELNDYDRIIKNIERGEARISRKDEIMKAIGKKLDRYKNPWLELKIQYGQNKGKLYNEECDRFMICMVHKLGYGNWDELKAAFRTSPLFRFDWFVKSRTTQELARRCDTLIRLVEKENQEYDERERQARKEKKLAKSQSMTPSKRAASRQANESPSSLRKRKQSSMDDYLSSGKRRK from the exons ATGGCGCGGCCCTCGAGGCATCAGGCGTCCTCCGACGAGGCCCTGTCGGACGGgtccgaggaggaggagcagccgCAGCTCGACGAGCCTGTcaacgaggaggacgaggaggagctcGAGGCCGTCGCCCGCTCCGCCAGCTCCGCCGACGAGGACGACGCCGcccctcccgccgccgccgacgacgacgccgacgagaatggcgaggccgaggaggaggaggaggacgacgatgaG GAAGATAATGGTGAAACAGAAGTTAGCAAGCGTGAGAAGGCCAGGCTTCGTGATATGCAAAAGTTGAAGAAGCAGAAGATTCAGGAAATATTGGATCAGCAAAATGCCGCTATTGATGCTGATATG AATAATAAGGGAAAAGGGCGGTTGAAGTATCTCCTGCAGCAAACTGAGATTTTTGCTCATTTTGCCAAAGGGAACCAGTCTGCTGCGCAGAAGATCAAAGGAAG GGGCCGTCATGAATCTAAAATAactgaagaggaagaggatgaagaatgtcttaaggaggaagaagatggcttGTCTGGTACAGGAAACACGCGGCTGGTGACACAACCCTCtt GTATACAAGGGAAGATGAGGGATTACCAGCTTGCTGGATTGAATTGGCTCATAAGATTGTATGAGAATGGCATTAATGGAATACTTGCAGATGAAATG GGTCTCGGAAAGACGCTGCAGACTATCTCATTACTGGGCTATCTTCATGAGTTCAGAGGAATTACTGGTCCTCACATGGTTGTTGCTCCAAAGTCGACTCTGGGTAACTGGATGAATGAAATTCGCCGCTTTTGCCCAACTCTCCGTGCTGTAAAGTTCCTTGGTAATCCAGAAGAAAGG AGGTATATACGTGATGAACTATTGGCTGCtgggaagtttgatgtatgtgTCACCAGTTTTGAGATGGCAATTAAAGAGAAGTCTGCCTTGCGCCGATTTAGCTGGCGATTTATAATAATTGATGAAGCTCACAGAATCAAGAACGAAAATTCTCTACTTTCGAAAACGATGAGGCTGTATAATACCAACTATCGTCTTCTCATCACTGGTACACCACTTCAG AACAATCTTCATGAGCTGTGGTCTCTTCTGAACTTTCTGCTTCCAGAAATATTCAGTTCGGCAGAAACTTTTGATGAATGGTTTCAAATTTCTGGTGACAATGATCAGCAGGAAGTTGTCCAACAACTTCATAAG GTTCTCCGGCCCTTTCTCCTCCGAAGGTTGAAGTCAGATGTAGAGAAAGGTTTGCCTCCTAAGAAGGAAACAATCTTGAAAGTTGGCATGTCTCAGATGCAAAAACATTATTACAGAGCGTTACTGCAGAAAGATTTAGAAGTCGTTAATGCTGGTGGAGAAAGAAAGCGTCTTTTGAATATAGCAATGCAGTTGCGTAAATGCTGTAATCATCCATACCTTTTTCAAGGTGCTGAACCGGGCCCTCCTTATACGACGGGAGATCATCTGATAACTAATGCAG GTAAAATGGTTCTCTTGGATAAGTTGCTTCCAAAACTAAAAGAACGTGATTCTAGGGTCCTTATTTTTTCACAG ATGACAAGGTTGCTGGACATTCTTGAGGATTACTTGATGTTTCGTGGGTACCTGTATTGTCGAATTGATGGTAATACAGGTGGAGAAGAACGTGATGCTTCCATTGATGCTTTCAATAAGCCAGGAAGTGAGAAGTTTGTATTCTTGTTGTCCACAAGAGCTGGTGGTCTTGGCATTAATCTTGCTACCGCAGATGTTGTCATTCTCTATGACAGTGACTG GAATCCACAGGTCGATTTGCAAGCACAGGATCGTGCACATAGAATTGGTcagaaaaaggaagttcaagtGTTTAGATTTTGCACAGAG TATACTATTGAGGAGAAAGTGATTGAGAGGGCCTACAAAAAGCTTGCCCTTGATGCCTTGGTGATTCAGCAAGGACGATTGGCTGAGCAGAAAA CTGTCAATAAAGATGAGCTTCTTCAAATGGTTAGATTCGGTGCAGAAATGGTTTTCAGTTCTAAGGATAGCACCATTACAGACGAGGACATTGATAGAATTATAGCCAAGGGAGAAGAAGCAACAGCTGAGCTCGATGCCAAGATGAAGAAGTTTACAGAGGATGCTATCAAATTCAAGATGGACGACA CTGCTGAGCTCtatgattttgatgatgaaaaG GAGGATAGTAAGTTTGACTTTAAGAAAATCGTCAGCGAGAACTGGATTGAACCTCCAAAAAGAGAGCGGAAGCGCAA CTACTCAGAATCTGAGTACTTTAAGCAAACAATGCGGCAAGGTGGACCTGCAAAACCCAAAGAGCCTCGAATTCCTCGCATGCCTCAACT GCATGACTTCCAGTTTTTTAACACTCAAAGGTTGAGTGAGCTATATGAAAAAGAAGTACGCTATCTGATG CAAACACATCAgaagaatcaaatgaaagaTGCAATAGACGTGGATGAGACTGAAG ATGTAGGAGATCCATTGACAGCTGAAGAGctggaagaaaaggagaagttATTGGAAGAG GGATTTTCGACATGGAGTAGAAGAGACTTTAATACCTTCATCAGAGCTTGTGAAAAGTATGGCCGGAATGACATCAAGAGTATTGCTTCTGAGATGGAAGGTAAAACAGAGGAGGAAGTTGAAAGATATGCAAAGGTTTTCAAAGAAAGATACAAGGAATTGAACG ATTATGAtagaatcataaaaaatattgaacgTGGAGAGGCTAGGATATCTCGTAAAGACGAGATCATGAAGGCTATTGGAAAGAAATTGGATCGCTACAAGAATCCATGgctggaattgaagattcagtATGgtcaaaacaaaggaaaattgtaCAACGAAGAATGTGATCGGTTCATG ATATGCATGGTGCACAAGCTTGGGTATGGAAACTGGGATGAACTGAAGGCAGCTTTCCGCACATCACCTCTATTTCGGTTTGACTGGTTTGTGAAATCTCGCACAACTCAAGAGCTTGCTCGGAGGTGTGACACACTCATTCGCTTGGTGGAGAAGGAAAATCAAGAATATGACGAGAGGGAGAGACAAGCCCGTAAAGAGAAGAAGCTTGCCAAG tcTCAGAGCATGACGCCATCAAAACGAGCCGCATCTAGGCAGGCCAACGAGAGCCCAAGTTCCCTAAGGAAGCGCAAGCAATCTTCCATGGATGACTATCTCAGCTCG GGAAAGAGGAGGAAATGA
- the LOC104415089 gene encoding serine/threonine-protein kinase PBL27: MGGCFPCFGSSKGNDGSGVKEVSKKDSAKEASTAHSHHVSRVSSDKTKSRNGSDPKKEVPMPKDGPTAHIAAQTFTFRELAAATKNFRPESLLGEGGFGRVYKGRLESTGQVVAVKQLDRNGLQGNREFLVEVLMLSLLHHPNLVNLIGYCADGDQRLLVYEFMPLGSLEDHLHDLPPDKEPLDWNTRMKIAAGAAKGLEYLHDKANPPVIYRDLKSSNILLDEGFHPKLSDFGLAKLGPVGDKTHVSTRVMGTYGYCAPEYAMTGQLTLKSDVYSFGVVFLELITGRKAIDNSRAPGEHNLVAWARPLFKDRRKFPKMADPLLQGRYPMRGLYQALAVAAMCLQEQAATRPLIGDVVTALTYLASQTYDPNSASAQSNRVGPSTPRMKDDRRGTAEGLDSPDGYRGSPSTHRNSPDFRKRDQVRQLTTGAELGRSETGGGSGRKWGLDDFERVDSHRDSPGSAGRGRETPRNRDLDRERAVAEAKVWGENWRERKRAGAVGSFDSTNE; encoded by the exons ATGGGTGGGTGCTTCCCTTGTTTTGGATCATCCAAGGGCAACGATGGGAGTGGAGTGAAGGAAGTGAGCAAGAAGGATTCAGCTAAAGAGGCCTCGACTGCTCACTCTCATCATGTGAGCAGGGTCAGCTCAG ACAAAACAAAATCTCGAAATGGTTCTGACCCCAAAAAGGAAGTACCAATGCCAAAAGATGGACCAACTGCTCATATTGCTGCGCAAACATTTACCTTTCGAGAGCTTGCTGCTGCGACAAAAAATTTTAGACCAGAATCTCTACTGGGTGAAGGAGGATTTGGTCGTGTATATAAAGGCCGGCTAGAGAGTACAGGCCAG GTAGTTGCTGTTAAGCAGCTTGACCGAAATGGCCTGCAAGGAAATAGAGAATTTTTGGTAGAGGTTCTCATGCTCAGCCTATTACACCACCCGAATCTTGTCAACCTGATCGGTTATTGTGCTGATGGGGACCAACGCCTCCTTGTTTACGAGTTTATGCCACTAGGATCATTGGAGGATCACTTGCATG ATCTTCCTCCGGATAAGGAGCCTCTGGACTGGAACACAAGGATGAAGATAGCAGCTGGAGCAGCCAAGGGCTTGGAGTATTTGCACGACAAAGCAAATCCTCCAGTTATATACAGAGACCTAAAATCCTCCAACATCCTTCTTGACGAGGGCTTTCACCCCAAATTGTCAGATTTCGGGCTTGCGAAGCTGGGGCCTGTTGGGGACAAAACTCATGTCTCGACTCGTGTTATGGGAACATATGGTTATTGTGCTCCTGAATACGCAATGACCGGCCAACTAACTCTAAAATCTGATGTCtacagctttggagttgtcTTTCTTGAACTCATCACTGGGCGCAAGGCAATTGACAACTCAAGGGCTCCTGGGGAGCATAATCTTGTGGCATGG GCTCGGCCACTCTTCAAAGACCGCAGGAAGTTTCCCAAGATGGCCGACCCTCTACTACAAGGGCGGTACCCAATGCGTGGACTTTACCAAGCTCTAGCAGTTGCTGCGATGTGCCTGCAAGAACAGGCAGCCACGAGGCCTTTGATAGGAGATGTCGTGACAGCTCTTACATATTTGGCCTCCCAAACTTACGACCCCAACTCAGCTTCTGCCCAAAGCAATCGAGTAGGTCCTTCTACTCCGAGGATGAAAGATGACCGAAGGGGCACGGCTGAGGGTTTGGATAGCCCGGATGGGTATCGGGGTTCCCCTTCTACTCATAGGAATTCGCCGGATTTCagaaagagagatcaagtgaggcaATTGACTACTGGAGCTGAGCTGGGTCGCAGTGAGACTGGCGGTGGGTCTGGGAGGAAGTGGGGTCTGGATGACTTCGAGCGGGTGGACTCCCACCGAGACAGCCCTGGGAGTGCAGGCCGAGGGAGAGAGACTCCAAGGAACCGTGACCTGGACAGAGAACGCGCGGTGGCGGAAGCGAAAGTATGGGGCGAGAACTGGAGGGAGAGAAAGCGTGCAGGTGCTGTGGGTAGCTTCGATTCTACAAACGAGTAG
- the LOC104415090 gene encoding LOW QUALITY PROTEIN: cell division control protein 48 homolog C (The sequence of the model RefSeq protein was modified relative to this genomic sequence to represent the inferred CDS: inserted 1 base in 1 codon): MRRRPRGGSSPASASVVNRKLLSRRLESYKHDRSTVEELVRQLCDAFPEYRRIKRHPFANAVREALESFSQKERRQLRSPSSREGSGDDDDDEEELERVGSSRKKSRRTDAMEERLQRFENDYIRRKRPRSSQEDSSSEPDDEEDGDEEDGDASTSEDAIYEEKVEPEFDLMKSMLRASYVGEAAKPGKAKQDVKERQEKNIEVEISTKKPRRAIDMTNAGDAKSESEAKGEGSGSGSGWNEGVTVKGKEGPRFKDLGGMKEVLEELKMEVIVPLYHPHLPRMLGVSPMAGILLHGPPGCGKTKLAHAIANETGVPXYKISATEIVSGVSGASEENIRDLFLKAHKTAPSIVFIDEIDAIASKRENLQREMERRIVTQLMTCMDELHRPGKSTDKNADTESADTKPSYVLVIGATNRPDAVDPALRRPGRFDREIGLGVPDENARVEILSVLTRALKLEGSFNFHKIARSTPGFVGADLAALANKAGNLAMKRILDERKLELSKNSMDVDSVDEWWRQPWLPEEMEKLAINMADFEEALKMIQPSSRREGFSAIPNVKWEDVGGLDSLRQAFDRYIVRRIKYPEDYEEFGVDLETGFLLFGPPGCGKTLIAKAVANEAGANFIHIKGPELLNKYVGESELAIRTLFSRARTCAPCILFFDEVDALTKQRGTEGGWVVERLLNQLLIELDGADHRRGVFVIGATNRIEVIDSALLRPGRFGKLHYVRLPSADERGLILKALGRKKPIDAGVDLEAIGQMEACQNLSGADLAALVNEAAMVALEEKLTLLGQHPDSPCTIKTAHFEQALTKISPSVSKMDIRVYEKLAVELKAA; encoded by the exons ATGCGAAGGAGACCGCGCGGCGgcagctcgccggcgtcggcatCCGTGGTGAACAGGAAGCTCCTCTCCCGGCGGCTGGAGTCGTACAAGCACGATCGCTCCACCGTGGAAGAGCTAGTCAGGCAACTCTGCGACGCCTTCCCCGAGTACCGGCGAATCAAGCGCCATCCCTTCGCGAACGCCGTTCGAGAAGCCCTAGAGTCGTTCAGCCAGAAGGAGCGGCGGCAGCTGCGGTCGCCGAGCTCCCGCGAGGGCAGCGgcgacgacgatgacgacgagGAGGAGCTCGAAAGGGTCGGTTCCTCGAGAAAGAAGTCGAGGAGGACGGACGCGATGGAGGAGAGGCTGCAGCGGTTCGAGAACGACTACATTCGGAGGAAACGGCCGCGGAGCAGCCAGGAGGATTCGTCGAGCGAACCAGACGATGAGGAGGATGGAGACGAAGAGGACGGTGATGCATCGACGTCGGAGGATGCGATTTACGAGGAGAAAGTGGAGCCGGAGTTCGACTTGATGAAATCCATGCTCCGGGCGAGCTACGTCGGCGAGGCGGCAAAGCCTGGTAAAGCTAAGCAAGATGTGAAGGAGCGGCAAGAGAAGAACATTGAGGTAGAGATTTCCACTAAGAAGCCTAGGAGAGCGATTGATATGACGAATGCGGGTGATGCGAAGTCGGAATCGGAAGCGAAGGGCGAAGGTTCGGGTTCGGGTTCGGGTTGGAACGAGGGGGTGACGGTGAAGGGGAAGGAAGGGCCGAGGTTTAAGGATTTGGGAGGAATGAAGGAAGTCTTGGAAGAGCTGAAGATGGAGGTGATCGTGCCGTTGTATCACCCGCATTTGCCGCGGATGCTCGGGGTTAGTCCGATGGCGGGAATCTTGTTGCACGGGCCGCCTGGTTGCGGCAAGACCAAGTTAGCCCATGCCATCGCCAATGAGACTGGCGTTC TTTACAAGATTTCCGCAACTGAAATTGTCTCCGGCGTCTCTG GTGCATCAGAAGAAAACATCCGAGACCTCTTTTTGAAGGCACACAAGACAGCGCCTTCAATTGTATtcattgatgagattgatgcaaTTGCCTCCAAGCGAGAAAATCTTCAGAGAGAAATGGAGAGACGGATTGTGACACAATTGATGACTTGTATGGATGAATTGCACAGGCCAGGAAAATCAACTGATAAGAATGCAGACACGGAGAGCGCTGATACAAAGCCTAGCTATGTTCTTGTAATTGGAGCAACCAATAGGCCTGATGCTGTTGACCCTGCATTAAGGAGGCCTGGACGCTTTGATCGTGAGATTGGTTTGGGCGTTCCTGACGAAAATGCCAGGGTCGAGATCCTTTCAGTGCTCACACGTGCCCTTAAACTCGAGggatcttttaattttcataaaatagcAAGATCTACTCCTGGCTTTGTTGGTGCAGACTTGGCAGCGCTTGCTAACAAGGCTGGTAACCTTGCCATGAAGAGaattttagatgaaagaaaacttgaattatctaaaaattcaaTGGATGTGGATAGTGTTGATGAATGGTGGCGGCAACCTTGGTTACCTGAGGAAATGGAGAAGCTCGCTATTAATATGGCTGATTTTGAG GAGGCATTGAAAATGATCCAACCCTCTTCTAGAAGGGAAGGATTTTCTGCAATCCCTAATGTTAAATGGGAAGATGTTGGAGGTCTTGATTCTTTGAGGCAGGCATTTGACCGGTATATTGTCAGACGTATAAAATATCCGGAGGACTATGAG GAGTTTGGAGTGGATCTAGAGACAGGTTTTCTGCTTTTTGGGCCTCCTGGTTGTGGTAAAACTCTGATTGCCAAGGCAGTTGCCAATGAGGCTGGAGCTAACTTTATTCACATCAAG GGCCCTGAGCTATTGAACAAGTATGTTGGAGAAAGTGAGCTGGCAATTCGAACATTGTTTAGCCGTGCTAGGACCTGTGCGCCATGCATACTTTTCTTTGATGAG GTGGATGCTTTAACAAAGCAGCGTGGCACAGAAGGTGGATGGGTTGTTGAGCGACTGTTGAATCAG TTGCTTATAGAGCTAGACGGCGCAGACCATCGACGTGGTGTTTTTGTGATTGGGGCCACAAATAG AATCGAGGTCATAGACAGTGCTCTCTTGCGTCCAGGGAGGTTCGGAAAACTTCATTATGTTCGCTTGCCAAGTGCTGATGAGCGTGGTTTAATTTTGAAAGCTCTAGGTAGGAAGAAGCCTATTGATGCTGGTGTGGATTTAGAAGCCATCGGGCAGATGGAGGCCTGTCAGAATCTAAGTGGCGCTGATCTTGCTGCACTG GTTAATGAAGCTGCAATGGTTGCTCTTGAAGAGAAGTTGACATTGTTGGGTCAGCATCCAGATTCTCCGTGCACCATAAAGACAGCTCATTTTGAGCAGGCACTAACTAAAATTTCTCCCTCTGTATCAAAGATG GACATACGAGTTTATGAGAAATTGGCTGTGGAATTAAAAGCAGCATGA
- the LOC120287361 gene encoding glutathione gamma-glutamylcysteinyltransferase 1-like: MVKFSYHQRVLPSPPAIDFASDEGKKLFREAFLAGTMVGFFKLICYFQTQSELTYCGLASLAMVLNALHIDPGKTWKDPWRWFHESMLGCPEQLEKVKAEGISFWEVANLALDYGAEVEAFQTSQIDVKFFRRSVKECSSSDNRHLVSSYDRATLKQAGSGHFSPIGGYHEGSDMVLILDVARFKYPPHWVPLTLLWKAMDTVDKTTRGTRGFMLISKPKRDTGLLYTLVWAMLC; this comes from the exons ATGGTGAAGTTTAGTTATCACCAGCGGGTCCTTCCTTCTCCTCCGGCCATCGATTTCGCCTCCGATGAAGGCAAG AAGCTCTTCCGCGAAGCCTTCCTAGCTGGGACGATGGTAGGATTTTTTAAGTTGATATGTTACTTTCAAACGCAATCAGAGCTTACGTATTGTGGATTGGCTAGCCTCGCAATGGTCTTGAATGCCCTTCACATCGACCCCGGAAAGACATGGAAAG ATCCTTGGAGATGGTTTCATGAGTCTATGTTAGGCTGCCCTGAGCAGCTGGAAAAAGTTAAAGCTGAAGGCATATCATTTTGGGAGGTAGCAAATCTGGCTCTAGATTATGGAGCTGAAGTTGAAGCATTTCAGACTAGTCAAATTGATGTTAAGTTCTTCCGTCGGTCTGTTAAAGAATGTTCTTCTTCAGATAATCGTCACCTGGTCTCATCCTATGACAGAGCCACTCTTAAACAG GCAGGATCTGGCCATTTTTCACCTATTGGTGGTTATCATGAGGGAAGTGACATGGTACTGATATTGGATGTTGCACGTTTCAAGTATCCTCCTCATTGGGTTCCACTTACTCTCCTCTGGAAAGCCATGGATACTGTTGACAAGACAACTCGAGGAACAAGAGG GTTCATGCTTATATCCAAGCCAAAGAGGGACACCGGGCTGCTTTATACCCTGGTATGGGCAATGTTATGTTAA